One window of the Salvia splendens isolate huo1 chromosome 1, SspV2, whole genome shotgun sequence genome contains the following:
- the LOC121800815 gene encoding uncharacterized protein At4g13200, chloroplastic-like, with protein sequence MSGRLSASHCPPSYSIPSPSIIHVPRCSIKLPALPLSPSNLHLHSSRSPSTTFSCNCTRNSGENESRTILDAFFLGKAVAEALNERVESVVGEFLSSIGRLQAEQQKQVEEFQNEVLEKARRAKEQAAMEAKGLVPQAKSGADKTSAVNGVASNTYSPAESVNSTTSSLQSEPVDREDNPPNDG encoded by the exons ATGAGTGGGCGATTGTCAGCATCCCATTGCCCACCCTCGTATTCGATTCCTTCCCCATCCATAATCCATGTCCCTCGCTGCTCTATTAAGCTACCTGCCCTCCCCCTTTCCCCCTCCAACCTTCACCTCCACTCCTCCAGATCTCCATCCACTACTTTCAGCTGCAACTGCACTCGCAATTCCG GTGAGAATGAGAGCAGAACAATTTTAGATGCATTTTTCTTGGGAAAGGCAGTGGCTGAAGCACTTAATGAGCGTGTAGAGTCGGTCGTGGGTGAGTTTTTGAGCTCCATTGGCAGATTGCAAGCTGAACAACAGAAGCAAGTAGAAGAATTTCAG AATGAGGTGTTGGAAAAGGCTCGACGGGCCAAAGAGCAAGCAGCAATGGAAGCGAAAGGGCTCGTTCCCCAGGCTAAGTCTGGTGCAGACAAGACATCAGCTGTGAATGGTGTAGCATCGAACACATACTCACCTGCTGAGTCTGTGAACTCTACAACCTCGTCCCTGCAATCGGAGCCTGTCGACCGTGAGGACAATCCTCCCAATGATGGTTGA
- the LOC121792077 gene encoding actin-related protein 2/3 complex subunit 1A-like, with protein sequence MLEGKWEKIHVLHKHDQLVSGIDWSRRTDQIVTVSHDRNSYVWSQEASEWVPTLVILRLNRAALCVQWSPKENKFAVGSGAKTVCICYYEQENNWWVSKIIRKRHDSSVTSIAWHPNNILLATTSTDGKCRVFSTFIKGVDTKHTSSGSDSKFGEQIMQLDLSRSWTFGIRWSPSGNTLAYAGHDSMIYFVDEIGPSPSAQSVAFRDLPLRDVLFLSERMVIGVGYDCNPMVFAADERGLWSFLRFLDERKQTSNAKYGSQLSGTFGKLYGQSKSGSNEANESSRTRAHDNCITSVVPLKKTRDATVTTFTTAGSNTFQHLMDGKVVTWDLQQQQDLMEYLQG encoded by the exons ATGTTGGAAGGCAAGTGGGAGAAGATCCATGTTCTTCATAAG CATGATCAACTTGTTTCAGGAATAGACTGGAGCAGACGCACGGATCAAATAGTTACTGTTTCTCATGATCGGAATTC ATATGTTTGGTCACAAGAAGCATCGGAATGGGTCCCAACTCTTGTAATCCTCAGGCTAAACCGTGCAGCACTTTGTGTGCAATGGAGTCCAAAAG AGAACAAATTTGCTGTTGGAAGTGGAGCTAAAACTGTTTGTATATGCTACTATGAGCAAGAGAACAATTG GTGGGTCAGTAAAATTATACGGAAGCGGCATGATTCTTCTGTAACAAGTATTGCTTGGCATCCTAATAAT ATATTACTTGCAACCACCTCAACAGATGGAAAATGCAGAGTTTTCTCCACTTTCATTAAAGGTGTAGATACCAA GCACACTTCCAGTGGTTCTGATTCAAAATTCGGAGAG CAAATCATGCAGCTTGATCTTTCACGCAGTTGGACCTTTGGTATCAGGTGGTCCCCAAGTGGAAATACCTTAGCCTACGCAG GCCATGATTCGATGATCTACTTTGTTGACGAAATTGGTCCCTCTCCATCTGCTCAAAGTGTAGCATTCCGAGATCTGCCTCTTCGAGAT GTTTTATTCCTTTCTGAAAGAATGGTTATTGGTGTGGGATATGATTGCAATCCCATGGTATTCGCGGCAGATGAAAGGGGTTTATG GAGTTTCTTGAGGTTTCTTGATGAGAGGAAACAAACTTCAAATGCAAAATACGGTTCGCAG TTATCAGGGACATTTGGAAAATTGTACGGCCAATCGAAGTCTGGTAGCAATGAGGCCAATGAGTCTTCAAGAACACGTGCTCATGATAATTGTATAAC TTCTGTTGTGCCTTTGAAGAAAACAAGGGATGCCACAGTTACTACATTCACCACTGCAGGTTCGAATACATTTCAGCACTT GATGGATGGCAAGGTAGTCACATGGGATTTACAACAGCAACAAGATCTGATGGAATATTTACAAGGATGA